The Lasioglossum baleicum chromosome 12, iyLasBale1, whole genome shotgun sequence genome includes a region encoding these proteins:
- the Osa gene encoding trithorax group protein osa isoform X1 translates to MAATQAESQQNDVKLNESVKCAQKRPQVGGNSASVNAKQQLDPEPGDKVPRGAAQLLKYVNRGGDTGFEMSQYREDIGGHTAGEVKSPREAGQAPQESIGKQEPLDAPGHPNHPGHPFTSNVIRDYSDEYTNKSNEFPSKSLTDYPAKQIPEYVGKHGDFPGKQLEYHGKHLIHETERVHRADMEEHYAASKIESRLAYVGATPTSFPGQPRFLSGQSISQATGPTPTLNQLLQASTPVHRFHGNYPGMGPETYQQPWPIQRPPVVPPVYPQPGQRPPQTGSPRLHAGPGGPSSPTPMPYQQYTQRYSSPSRPHAPYTHHQINSYTTQTSHPSSLYTEQRGWNQGGPPNPPPPPSNQANPSSQSPQRALSQSPAPPPSASPQPQSGQSQSFHNLQQRSTTPNTQGIDSGELSGQNSNDSSNGPACPGTPNSQGMRPTPSPTGSTGSRSMSPAVGQQNVVQMPPRPSSSQSDGSGPARMSHSPMTTQVAYQQPLGPSPHMHTYKMNNTGPGVVQPGPGATNLGGINPMGGGMGYAAGGTAAGQPGGYHAQSTYPPPRPHVQFPQGYPSPANSQPPPNNQYQAPNRPNNLVQYPPYTHKMGFNSVPPGMPPSPGPPQVYGSSNTTGMVPPGTPGVTVIGNMGPPASSMGPPPPSPNHVSSQPPPTSSAVPHLHTPAATPPLNHEGSPMPPPSTTPNSHPTSTPTSTSHSDLTTETSNDNGITTTASVTSSINVTSTSSGTVTSVITTGPDGTSLDEGSQQSTLSNASAASGEDPAFTPKVRKEMMGGYHSHPATPQSTVPSPGAASINSIHEEYPDMNSPGWPRTPASPVFNSHVPQDPYRSKKPDSLAKLYEMDDSMERRTWLDKLVNFMEERRTPITSCPTISKNPLDLFRLYLYVKERGGFMEVCKVTKNKTWKDIAGSLGIGASSSAAYTLRKHYTKHLLAYECHFDRGGVDPQPIINQVEAGSKKKGSKGTASVPSPGSSNSQDSFPAAGSSNASMDGYGSYQSGYTGGTPGGPSSEYTPPPPRPPSQSSAPSPHQGGSNQGGQNSAKPFDNSVGRSARKSNAAPYPGPLRTPGIQQSSYQNTGSYQNYPQDQYIRPQGNTLSQQGEFNQPYSPRSHYSPYVPDVDRGYPGGNMPPNNASGQDIYNRYSSSQQAGSYPAGTPPNARSNSYPSAPQTHPPTVPQQTATSQPSSPSQPSATSSYSCPQDYYRQEQGGYGAPGGTQIYSGGASANKNMPPPPPGPNPPRRHPDFAKDQQYPQYNQPRPTYPGWPNTTNQYNSSSGSSRVSYTSQQPQSQSQPPQQPSQQPMPPVGPVPATPPAGAIASNQQWGNQQPNRTTPQPTLNAIAHAPPPWDHRYSNQPSPLYPAPGNHQTQLGINPMISQQPTSKREMTFPPDSVEATTQLIYKRRKLTRADVAPVEAWRIMMALRSGLLAESCWALDVLNILLFDDSSVSYFGLTHLPGLLDVLLEHFSRSLSDMFESTVNEEDRNWNQSAEGPEVDLGAVTRPIDPEDRTKLLSSSNYTFLSRRGRPVKIISRDEDLFVLDTRRTWDHQECESETEPWQVDICTTKYIVTCFQSEIGSVPFARLLRDEKPPLLQKEVECTDSKDETKVDSNTLETSEFSSQKAAELGDKPKEASEKKQLDKKKKTKTLSDVLSRIKKEPVEMNDLTRELFEKKNDGFKKECETESAKVNNNMGEHFSDIQKSDEELIPTQNGLNDTATANVELEKPEIKVENEDQQESISKEDDNKEGPRLKIRDPAGTLKRRRISDYEDESYSRDEASLYLVTETQDNLARRCVCLSTILRNLTFIPGNEAEFAKNVTFLSLLGKLLLLHHEHPARTQKTRNYDREEDADFADSCSSLQGESEWWWDFLHHIRENVLVMAANIAGHLDLSQHPEEISRPVLDGLLHWAVCPAAHGQDPFPTVGPNSSLSPQRLALEALCKLCVTECNVDLVVATPPYSRLQRLCSVLTRLLCRSEEQVLREFGVNLLHFLSAADSGVARTIALQTPCVALLVAFIEQAESSALGVVNQHGLAALRDNPESMGTSLDMLRRAAGTLLNLARHPDNRTLLLQHESRLLALVMSQILDQQVAAIVARVLFQCSRGA, encoded by the exons ATGGCTGCGACGCAAGCCGAGAGCCAACAAAACGATGTGAAGCTGAACGAGTCCGTGAAATGCGCACAGAAACGTCCGCAAGTCGGTGGGAATAGTGCGAGTGTTAACGCGAAGCAGCAGCTGGATCCAGAGCCGGGTGATAAAGTGCCCCGGGGCGCGGCCCAGCTGCTTAAATATGTGAATCGCGGCGGGGACACGGGTTTCGAGATGAGTCAATACCGCGAGGACATTGGTGGACACACTGCCGGTGAGGTAAAATCACCCAGAGAGGCTGGCCAAGCGCCTCAAGAATCTATCGGCAAGCAGGAGCCTCTCGACGCGCCCGGTCATCCGAACCATCCCGGACATCCGTTCACGTCGAACGTAATACGCGACTACTCGGACGAGTATACTAACAAATCGAACGAGTTTCCCTCCAAGTCGTTGACCGATTATCCGGCCAAGCAGATACCGGAATACGTGGGAAAGCATGGAGATTTTCCAGGGAAACAATTGGAGTATCATGGTAAACACTTAATACATGAAACCGAAAGAGTCCACCGAGCAGACATGGAAGAGCATTATGCAGCTTCCAAGATTGAATCCCGATTGGCATACGTAGGGGCTACACCGACCAGCTTCCCGGGTCAGCCAAGGTTTCTCTCTGGCCAAAGTATATCGCAGGCCACTGGCCCGACCCCGACGTTAAATCAGTTGCTTCAAGCATCTACGCCAGTGCATCGGTTTCATGGAAATTATCCTGGCATGGGACCGGAGACTTATCAACAACCCTGGCCTATTCAACGACCACCGGTTGTTCCTCCAGTTTATCCTCAACCTGGTCAACGACCACCGCAGACG GGGTCACCAAGATTACACGCTGGGCCTGGAGGACCAAGTTCTCCGACTCCTATGCCATATCAACAATACACGCAACGTTATTCTTCTCCTTCGAGACCCCATGCGCCGTATACTCACCATCAG ATAAACTCATACACCACGCAAACCAGTCATCCTTCCAGTCTGTACACAGAGCAGAGGGGATGGAACCAAGGTGGACCACCGAATCCACCACCACCTCCATCCAATCAAGCTAATCCTTCCAGTCAGTCGCCGCAACGTGCTCTTTCTCAATCTCCTGCACCACCACCTTCAGCATCTCCACAACCACAATCTGGCCAATCACAG AGTTTCCATAATCTGCAGCAAAGATCCACAACACCGAATACTCAAGGAATCGATTCAGGG GAATTGTCCGGGCAAAACAGTAACGATAGTTCGAATGGACCAGCTTGTCCAGGAACACCGAACTCGCAGGGGATGAGACCAACCCCTTCACCTACAGGATCCACAGGTTCTCGCTCGATGTCCCCTGCTGTTG GCCAACAAAACGTTGTTCAGATGCCTCCACGCCCGTCGAGTAGCCAGTCAGATGGTAGTGGACCAGCACGAATGAGTCATTCTCCTATGACAACTCAag TAGCATACCAGCAGCCGTTGGGTCCTTCGCCACACATGCACACCTATAAAATGAATAACACCGGTCCTGGTGTGGTTCAGCCAGGACCCGGTGCTACGAATCTTGGCGGGATAAACCCTATGGGTGGTGGAATGGGATATGCAGCTGGTGGAACGGCTGCCGGTCAGCCTGGGGGTTATCACGCGCAAAGTACCTATCCTCCTCCACGTCCGCATGTACAATTTCCACAGGGATATCCATCGCCAGCAAATTCACAACCACCACCTAATAATCAATACCAGGCTCCCAACAGACCCAATAATTTGGTGCAATATCCTCCGTATACG CATAAAATGGGATTTAATAGTGTACCGCCAGGTATGCCACCCAGTCCTGGACCGCCTCAGGTTTATGGGAGTAGCAATACAACCGGTATGGTACCTCCTGGTACGCCTGGTGTGACTGTGATCGGCAATATGGGACCTCCAGCTAGCTCCATGGGCCCTCCTCCACCGTCGCCCAATCACGTCAGTAGTCAGCCACCTCCGACAAGCTCGGCTGTACCGCATTTACACACTCCAGCAGCTACACCACCCCTAAATCACGAGGGAAGTCCAATGCCTCCACCGAGTACCACTCCTAATTCGCATCCTACTTCAACGCCAACTTCGACGAGTCATTCGGACCTTACCACGGAAACCTCGAACGACAACGGCATAACAACCACGGCTTCAg TAACATCATCGATTAACGTCACATCCACTTCGAGCGGTACTGTTACATCTGTAATAACCACCGGTCCCGATGGCACGTCCTTGGACGAGGGTTCTCAACAATCTACACTGTCAAACGCATCGGCTG CTTCTGGAGAAGACCCAGCATTTACACCAAAGGTACGGAAAGAAATGATGGGAGGGTATCACAGCCATCCAGCCACACCACAAAGTACAGTTCCGTCGCCTGGTGCCGCGAGTATCAATTCGATCCACGAAGAATATCCTGACATGAACAGCCCTGGTTGGCCACGTACACCTGCTAGTCCT gTTTTTAACAGTCATGTGCCTCAAGACCCGTACAGATCTAAG AAACCAGATAGCTTGGCGAAGCTGTACGAAATGGACGACTCGATGGAACGAAGAACATGGCTGGACAAATTAGTTAACTTCATGGAAGAACGAAGAACACCAATTACAAGCTGTCCTACCATCTCCAAGAACCCCCTCGACCTATTTCGGCTATACCTCTACGTCAAAGAGAGGGGGGGCTTCATGGAGGTATGCAAG GTGACAAAGAACAAAACGTGGAAAGACATAGCGGGGTCGCTCGGCATCGGTGCGAGTAGTAGCGCAGCGTACACGCTGCGAAAACACTACACGAAACACTTGCTGGCGTACGAATGTCACTTCGACCGTGGAGGTGTGGATCCCCAGCCCATCATAAACCAAGTCGAAGCTGGCTCGAAGAAGAAAGGATCAAAGGGAACTGCTTCTGTACCCTCGCCGG GGTCTTCCAATTCACAAGATTCCTTCCCTGCTGCTGGATCGAGTAATGCTTCCATGGATGGTTATGGAAGTTACCAGAGTGGTTACACCGGCGGTACACCTGGAGGACCTTCTTCGGAGTACACGCCTCCTCCTCCTAGACCGCCCAGCCAGAGcagtgctccctcccctcatcaaG GTGGTTCGAACCAGGGCGGGCAGAATAGCgcgaaaccgttcgacaacagtGTGGGACGCTCTGCTCGCAAGTCGAACGCGGCGCCCTACCCTGGTCCACTACGAACCCCAG GTATACAACAAAGCAGTTACCAGAACACAGGTTCCTACCAAAACTATCCCCAGGATCAGTATATCCGCCCTCAAGGAAACACCCTATCTCAACAGGGAGAGTTCAATCAACCTTACTCACCGAGGTCACATTATTCACCTTACGTACCGGACGTCGACAG GGGTTATCCTGGAGGGAATATGCCGCCGAACAACGCCAGTGGACAGGatatatacaatagatataGTAGTAGTCAACAAGCTGGAAGCTACCCGGCTGGAACACCGCCCAACGCCAGAAGTAACAGCTACCCGTCTGCGCCGCAGACACATCCGCCTACTGTACCACAACAAACGGCTACCAGTCAACCTTCTTCACCTTCCCAGCCTTCCGCTACTTCGTCTTATTCGTGCCCACAAGATTATTATCGACAGGAACAG GGAGGATATGGAGCTCCAGGAGGGACACAAATATATTCAGGAGGCGCGAGTGCAAACAAGAACATGCCTCCGCCACCGCCAGGTCCAAACCCGCCTAGGCGCCATCCTGATTTTGCCAAAGACCAACAGTATCCTCAATATAATCAACCAAGACCAACGTATCCAG GATGGCCAAATACAACCAACCAGTACAACAGCAGTAGTGGGAGCAGTAGGGTATCATACACATCGCAGCAACCGCAATCGCAATCACAACCGCCACAGCAACCATCGCAACAACCGATGCCACCGGTCGGTCCTGTGCCTGCTACCCCTCCAGCAGGAGCAATCGCTAGTAATCAGCAATGGGGTAATCAGCAACCAAATAGAACTACTCCTCAACCGACTCTGAACGCTATAGCGCACGCCCCTCCCCCGTGGGATCATCGATACTCGAATCAACCGTCCCCCCTTTATCCTGCACCTGGTAATCACCAG ACTCAGCTCGGAATCAACCCCATGATAAGTCAACAACCTACATCGAAAAGAGAAATGACATTCCCTCCTGACAGCGTGGAAGCGACGACCCAACTTATTTATAAGCGGCGGAAACTGACACGAGCCGACGTTGCGCCTGTCGAAGCTTGGCGCATAATGATGGCTTTACGATCTGGCCTATTAGCTGAAAGTTGTTGGGCCCTTGACGtactaaacatattattatttgacGACTCTTCT GTAAGTTACTTCGGATTAACGCATTTGCCGGGGCTGCTGGACGTCCTGCTGGAACATTTCTCGCGTTCCCTGTCGGATATGTTCGAGTCGACCGTGAACGAGGAGGATCGCAACTGGAACCAATCGGCGGAAGGACCGGAAGTGGATTTGGGCGCCGTGACGCGGCCGATCGATCCGGAGGATCGAACCAAACTTTTGTCCTCCTCGAACTACACGTTCTTGTCGAGAAGAGGTCGTCCGGTGAAAATCATTTCAAGGGACGAGGACCTGTTCGTTCTGGATACACGGAGGACTTGGGATCATCAGGAGTGTGAATCCGAAACGGAGCCTTGGCAAGTCGACATCTGCACCACGAAATACATAGTGACCTGCTTTCAGTCTGAGATTGGATCGGTGCCGTTCGCGCGTCTTCTCAGAGACGAGAAACCACCATTGCTGCAGAAGGAGGTCGAATGTACAGATTCGAAGGACGAAACCAAAGTGGATTCGAACACGCTCGAGACGTCGGAGTTCTCGTCGCAGAAGGCCGCCGAGCTCGGCGACAAGCCGAAGGAGGCCAGCGAGAAGAAACAGCTGGACAAGAAGAAAAAGACGAAAACGTTGAGCGACGTATTGTCCAGGATCAAGAAAGAACCGGTGGAGATGAACGATCTGACGAGGGAGTTGTTCGAGAAGAAAAACGACGGTTTCAAGAAAGAGTGCGAGACCGAGAGTGCGAAGGTGAACAACAATATGGGCGAGCACTTCTCGGACATACAAAAGTCCGACGAGGAGTTGATCCCGACGCAGAACGGGCTGAATGATACGGCGACGGCCAACGTCGAGCTGGAGAAGCCCGAGATAAAGGTGGAGAACGAGGATCAACAAGAGTCGATATCGAAAGAGGACGATAATAAGGAGGGACCAAGATTAAAAATAAGAGATCCGGCGGGTACGTTGAAGAGGAGACGAATAAGCGACTACGAGGACGAGAGTTACTCGAGGGACGAGGCGAGCTTGTACCTCGTCACCGAGACACAGGACAACCTGGCTCGGCGTTGCGTCTGCTTGTCCACAATATTAAGGAATCTCACGTTCATACCGGGCAACGAGGCGGAATTTGCCAAGAATGTGACATTCTTGAGCTTGCTCGGTAAGCTGTTGCTGTTGCATCACGAGCATCCGGCCAGGACACAGAAAACGCGGAACTACGACCGGGAAGAGGACGCGGATTTCGCGGACAGTTGCAGTAGCCTGCAAGGCGAGAGCGAATGGTGGTGGGATTTCCTGCATCACATAAGAGAAAACGTGCTGGTGATGGCGGCGAACATAGCCGGCCACTTGGATCTGAGTCAGCACCCGGAGGAGATATCCCGGCCGGTGTTGGACGGTCTTCTGCATTGGGCGGTGTGTCCGGCCGCTCACGGCCAGGACCCGTTCCCGACGGTAGGCCCGAACTCGTCGTTGTCGCCGCAGAGATTAGCGTTGGAAGCTCTCTGTAAGCTTTGTGTTACCGAGTGCAACGTGGACCTAGTCGTTGCGACGCCCCCGTACTCCAGGCTTCAGAGACTGTGCTCCGTGTTGACCAGGCTACTGTGCCGGAGCGAGGAGCAAGTGCTGCGCGAGTTCGGCGTGAATCTGCTTCATTTCCTGTCGGCGGCTGACAGCGGGGTGGCGCGCACCATAGCTCTGCAAACGCCGTGCGTTGCGTTGCTGGTCGCGTTTATCGAGCAGGCGGAATCGAGCGCGCTCGGGGTCGTGAATCAACACGGATTGGCCGCGTTACGGGACAATCCCGAGTCGATGGGAACCAGCCTGGACATgctgagacgcgcggccggcaCGCTGCTCAACCTTGCCAGGCATCCGGACAACAGGACTCTGCTTTTACAGCATGAGTCACGGCTACTTGCCCTGGTGATGAGTCAGATATTGGATCAGCAGGTGGCCGCGATTGTTGCTCGTGTATTGTTCCAGTGTTCCAGGGGCGCGTAA